One Deltaproteobacteria bacterium GWA2_45_12 genomic region harbors:
- a CDS encoding methylmalonyl-CoA epimerase, with translation MKELKFKKIDHVAIAVPDLDKGIALYQSLLGKKPEHIEEVADQKVRAAFFGVGESNLELLFPTDPASPISNFLQKNGRGGLHHICLEVENIEERLKELKAKGVVLIDEKPRIGAHGKRIAFVHPKSTGGVLIELSETTLRSLSEVEANRPFNEAQGPHSTNILEKTK, from the coding sequence ATGAAAGAACTTAAGTTCAAAAAAATCGACCATGTGGCGATTGCCGTTCCTGATCTGGACAAGGGGATTGCCCTTTACCAGTCCCTTTTGGGTAAAAAACCGGAGCACATTGAAGAAGTGGCTGACCAAAAAGTGCGGGCGGCTTTTTTTGGTGTAGGGGAAAGTAATCTTGAGCTTTTATTCCCCACCGACCCTGCAAGCCCCATTTCCAATTTTTTGCAAAAAAATGGGCGTGGGGGGTTGCATCACATTTGCCTTGAGGTCGAAAACATTGAAGAAAGATTAAAAGAACTGAAAGCCAAGGGCGTTGTCCTCATCGATGAAAAACCCCGTATCGGCGCACATGGAAAGAGAATTGCTTTTGTGCACCCCAAATCAACTGGGGGTGTTTTGATTGAATTGTCGGAGACCACTCTCCGGTCGCTGAGCGAAGTCGAAGCGAACCGTCCCTTCAACGAAGCTCAGGGACCACATTCCACCAACATATTGGAGAAAACAAAATGA
- a CDS encoding acyl dehydratase — MPTIPYPPFKTVGAIHELPLQQIKYPQYGRVLEDFEEGEVFCHPRGVTITKGFAIEFATTFMETNPLYLNEEFAKAHGFKDLVVSPLMVMNIALSLGVQNDSEKAIANLGYYNVCFTKPVYPGDTLRSLTKVLKKQAKEGKPGIVTIRTIALNQKNELVLQYDRKIMVAASGKKSNPTTVSGQPFPDTPTLTVEIPEFKSNPPKNLTGVGTYFENFNVGDIIVHANGRTITDEHFPWTYRVMNTHPLHYDRLYSTARTGAMSGEPIVYGGLVFAWLAGLASRDTTENALMDFGYTEGYHTQPAVSGDTVYAISRVLDVGAPLAAPINAGVVTFQLIGLKNIRPKAALEKYDVDLFIKENNKKDLGKEKIPEKIFEIERRVLIKKSA; from the coding sequence ATGCCTACCATCCCCTACCCCCCATTTAAAACGGTAGGGGCAATTCATGAATTGCCCTTACAACAGATCAAATATCCCCAATACGGTCGTGTGTTGGAAGACTTTGAAGAAGGCGAAGTGTTTTGCCACCCCCGCGGAGTCACGATCACAAAAGGTTTTGCGATCGAATTTGCCACCACCTTCATGGAAACCAATCCTCTCTACTTAAATGAAGAATTTGCCAAGGCCCATGGGTTTAAGGATTTGGTGGTTTCTCCCCTCATGGTCATGAACATTGCCCTTTCTTTGGGAGTTCAAAACGATTCTGAAAAAGCTATCGCCAATCTGGGTTACTACAATGTCTGCTTTACAAAACCTGTTTATCCCGGCGACACACTTCGTTCACTCACCAAAGTTTTGAAAAAACAGGCCAAGGAAGGTAAGCCCGGCATTGTGACCATCCGCACCATTGCACTTAATCAAAAAAATGAACTGGTTTTACAATACGACCGCAAAATCATGGTGGCAGCTAGCGGTAAAAAGAGCAACCCAACTACCGTAAGCGGCCAGCCCTTCCCGGACACACCAACCCTGACAGTCGAAATACCGGAGTTTAAATCCAATCCTCCGAAAAACTTGACGGGAGTCGGTACCTATTTCGAAAATTTCAACGTCGGCGACATCATCGTCCACGCTAACGGCCGAACCATCACCGACGAGCATTTCCCCTGGACCTATCGCGTGATGAACACGCATCCGCTTCACTACGATCGCCTCTACTCTACGGCCCGTACGGGGGCCATGAGCGGCGAGCCCATTGTTTATGGGGGATTGGTGTTCGCCTGGCTCGCAGGGTTGGCCAGCCGCGACACAACGGAAAATGCTCTCATGGATTTTGGATACACCGAAGGTTACCACACCCAACCTGCGGTCAGCGGTGACACGGTCTACGCCATCTCCCGCGTATTAGATGTAGGGGCGCCGCTTGCTGCGCCCATCAATGCAGGAGTCGTCACCTTCCAATTAATCGGCCTAAAAAACATCCGTCCCAAGGCCGCTCTCGAAAAATACGATGTTGATCTGTTCATCAAAGAGAACAACAAAAAAGATTTGGGAAAGGAAAAGATTCCGGAGAAGATTTTTGAGATTGAAAGAAGGGTGTTGATTAAGAAGTCAGCTTAA
- a CDS encoding acyl-CoA dehydrogenase, whose translation MTFNKTTLSQYLNQANTVLDFILNFLVKETNKEGQISVSKLDQHQVLASDCVWIKSELVTASQVVEYAARLGGELEGKLAMFYVADALNDVASKIVPHISKTGLAHDFLGKTIWDNALIDFVNETLSPSFFEPLAGLIENRKSGGEYGLTEDQNLIRDTFKKFAEDQVMPLAEKIHREDLLIPDSIMNGLKELGCFGLSIPQQYGGFQDDAKPDNMGMIIVTEELSRGSLGAAGSLITRPEILAKALLKGGTEEQKQKWLPPIALGDKMVAVAVTEPDFGSDVASMKVSATRKGDGWVLNGVKTWCTFAGYADTLLVLARTDPDLSKGHKGLSILIAEKPRFDGHSFSYDQPNGGHIEGKAIATIGYRGMHSFEVSFQDYFVPAQNVIGGNAGLGKGFYLQMAGFAGGRLQTAARALGVMQAAFEKALQYSLERSVFGKPIGQYQITKYKLVRMAAIIQASRQLTYHAARLMDQHQGVMEASLVKYYASKVAEWVTREAMQLHGGMGYAEEYAVSRYYLDARVLSIFEGAEDVLALRVIARTLLEEKLK comes from the coding sequence ATGACATTCAACAAAACCACTCTCTCCCAATATTTAAATCAGGCCAACACCGTTCTTGATTTCATCCTCAATTTCCTGGTGAAAGAAACCAACAAAGAAGGCCAAATCTCCGTCTCCAAACTGGATCAACATCAAGTTTTAGCCTCCGATTGCGTGTGGATCAAAAGCGAACTCGTGACGGCCAGCCAAGTGGTGGAATACGCAGCGCGTTTGGGTGGCGAGCTCGAAGGAAAACTCGCCATGTTCTACGTGGCCGATGCCTTAAACGACGTCGCTTCCAAAATCGTCCCCCATATTTCCAAAACAGGTCTTGCGCATGATTTTTTGGGAAAGACCATTTGGGACAACGCCTTGATTGATTTCGTCAACGAAACCCTCTCCCCCTCATTTTTCGAGCCCTTGGCAGGCTTGATTGAAAACCGCAAATCCGGTGGTGAATACGGTTTGACCGAAGATCAAAACTTGATCCGCGACACGTTCAAAAAATTCGCTGAAGACCAAGTGATGCCGTTGGCCGAGAAAATCCATCGAGAAGATCTCCTCATTCCCGATTCGATCATGAATGGATTAAAGGAGCTTGGTTGCTTCGGTCTTTCCATTCCCCAACAGTATGGCGGATTCCAAGACGACGCCAAGCCCGACAACATGGGTATGATCATCGTGACGGAGGAATTGAGCCGCGGCTCTTTAGGTGCTGCCGGCAGCTTGATCACCCGCCCCGAAATTTTGGCAAAAGCTCTTTTAAAAGGCGGCACCGAAGAGCAAAAACAAAAATGGCTTCCCCCGATTGCCTTGGGCGATAAGATGGTCGCGGTCGCCGTGACCGAACCCGATTTTGGCTCGGACGTCGCCAGCATGAAAGTCTCTGCCACGCGCAAGGGCGATGGCTGGGTGCTGAACGGAGTGAAAACATGGTGCACCTTTGCCGGTTATGCCGACACTCTTCTGGTATTGGCGCGCACCGATCCTGATTTGTCAAAAGGACACAAGGGTCTTTCCATTTTGATCGCTGAAAAACCGCGCTTTGATGGCCACTCTTTTAGTTATGACCAACCCAATGGGGGCCATATCGAAGGCAAAGCCATTGCCACCATCGGCTATCGTGGCATGCATAGCTTTGAGGTCTCCTTCCAGGATTATTTTGTTCCGGCCCAAAATGTAATCGGTGGCAATGCCGGGCTCGGAAAGGGCTTCTATCTTCAAATGGCGGGTTTTGCCGGCGGACGCTTACAAACAGCCGCACGGGCCTTGGGGGTGATGCAAGCCGCCTTCGAAAAAGCGTTGCAATACTCGCTGGAACGCTCCGTCTTTGGCAAACCCATAGGCCAATATCAGATCACCAAATACAAGTTAGTCCGCATGGCAGCCATTATTCAGGCCAGTCGCCAGCTGACCTATCATGCCGCACGCCTTATGGACCAGCATCAGGGTGTGATGGAAGCTTCCCTGGTCAAATATTACGCCAGCAAGGTGGCTGAATGGGTCACCCGCGAAGCCATGCAATTACATGGTGGCATGGGTTATGCCGAGGAATACGCCGTCAGCCGCTATTATTTGGATGCCCGTGTATTAAGTATTTTTGAAGGGGCCGAAGATGTGCTTGCGCTGCGTGTAATTGCAAGGACGTTGTTGGAAGAGAAATTGAAATAA
- a CDS encoding aldolase, giving the protein MKKHPNEALFAGEKPFPIIPTCEHFAGSEKLITKAMELQNTKGGVFDITMDCEDGAPTGKEKEHAEMIVGMAKGPLNKHKMAGARVHDYTHSHWKKDVDILVGGAGNELAYITIPKPTAVSQVKEMISYIQETATKNNVKREIPIHVLIETHGALKDVFEIAALPWMQVLDFGLMDFVSGHHGAIPDSCMRSPGQFEHALIARAKGNMCAAALAYGIVPAHNVTLDLKDFEKTKADATRARNEFGFLRMWSIYPTQIDAIVGAMLPDYSQIETGCNILLAAQEAAWGPIQYAGELHDRATYRYYWELVQIAKVSGQKLPETAQKAFFS; this is encoded by the coding sequence ATGAAAAAACATCCCAACGAAGCCTTGTTTGCCGGTGAAAAACCCTTTCCCATCATTCCCACATGCGAGCATTTTGCTGGCTCTGAAAAACTGATCACCAAAGCCATGGAATTGCAAAACACCAAGGGGGGTGTTTTTGATATTACGATGGATTGCGAAGACGGTGCCCCCACAGGCAAGGAAAAAGAACATGCCGAAATGATTGTGGGCATGGCCAAGGGCCCCCTTAACAAGCACAAGATGGCCGGAGCCCGCGTGCATGACTATACCCATTCACACTGGAAAAAAGACGTCGATATTTTGGTGGGAGGTGCCGGGAATGAATTGGCTTACATCACCATTCCTAAGCCCACCGCAGTTTCTCAGGTAAAGGAAATGATTTCTTATATCCAGGAAACGGCCACAAAAAATAATGTGAAGCGCGAAATTCCCATCCACGTGTTGATCGAAACCCACGGCGCACTCAAGGATGTTTTTGAAATTGCCGCCCTTCCCTGGATGCAGGTGCTTGACTTCGGTCTTATGGACTTTGTCAGTGGTCACCACGGAGCCATTCCCGATTCTTGCATGCGTTCCCCGGGCCAGTTTGAACATGCCCTTATTGCCCGTGCCAAAGGCAATATGTGTGCGGCCGCCCTGGCCTACGGCATTGTTCCTGCACACAATGTGACCCTTGACTTGAAAGATTTCGAGAAGACCAAGGCCGATGCCACCCGCGCCCGCAATGAATTTGGTTTTTTAAGAATGTGGTCCATTTATCCCACTCAAATCGATGCCATCGTGGGCGCCATGCTCCCTGACTATTCACAAATTGAAACAGGTTGTAACATCTTACTTGCCGCCCAGGAAGCCGCCTGGGGCCCTATTCAATATGCAGGGGAACTCCACGATCGTGCCACTTATCGTTATTATTGGGAGCTTGTGCAAATTGCCAAGGTTTCCGGCCAGAAATTACCGGAGACTGCACAGAAGGCTTTTTTTTCATGA